The following proteins come from a genomic window of Pseudomonas putida:
- the hemF gene encoding oxygen-dependent coproporphyrinogen oxidase → MTSRTEAVKAYLLDLQDRICSALETEDGGARFVEDAWVREAGGGGRTRVIGDGKVIEKGGVNFSHVFGAGLPPSASAHRPELAGRGFEALGVSLVIHPHNPHVPTSHANVRFFIAEKEGEEAVWWFGGGFDLTPYYGNEEDCIHWHRVAEQACAPFGADVYPRYKAWCDRYFHLKHRGEPRGIGGLFFDDLNEWDFDTCFAFIRAIGDAYINAYLPIVQRRKDTPYTPQQREFQEYRRGRYVEFNLVYDRGTLFGLQSGGRTESILMSLPPQVRWGYDWKAAPGSEEARLTEYFLQDRDWLGQ, encoded by the coding sequence ATGACTAGCCGCACCGAGGCCGTGAAAGCCTACCTGCTCGACCTGCAAGACCGCATCTGCTCTGCCCTCGAAACAGAAGACGGCGGTGCCCGCTTCGTCGAGGACGCCTGGGTGCGCGAAGCCGGTGGCGGGGGTCGCACGCGGGTTATCGGTGATGGCAAAGTGATCGAAAAAGGCGGGGTCAACTTCTCCCATGTGTTTGGTGCCGGCCTGCCGCCGTCGGCCAGTGCCCACCGCCCCGAACTGGCAGGCCGTGGTTTCGAAGCCTTGGGCGTGTCGCTGGTGATACACCCGCACAACCCGCATGTGCCCACTTCCCACGCCAACGTTCGCTTCTTCATTGCCGAAAAGGAAGGTGAAGAGGCCGTATGGTGGTTCGGCGGCGGCTTTGACCTGACGCCATACTATGGCAACGAAGAAGACTGCATTCACTGGCACCGAGTAGCCGAGCAGGCCTGCGCGCCGTTTGGCGCCGACGTGTACCCACGCTACAAGGCCTGGTGCGATCGCTACTTCCACCTCAAGCACCGTGGCGAGCCACGGGGTATCGGCGGCTTGTTCTTCGATGACCTGAACGAGTGGGACTTCGACACTTGCTTCGCCTTCATCCGTGCCATTGGCGATGCCTACATCAACGCCTACCTGCCGATCGTCCAGCGCCGCAAAGACACGCCTTACACCCCGCAACAGCGCGAGTTCCAGGAATACCGCCGCGGCCGCTACGTGGAGTTCAATCTGGTCTACGACCGTGGCACCCTGTTCGGCCTGCAATCCGGTGGCCGCACCGAATCCATCCTCATGTCGCTGCCACCGCAGGTGCGTTGGGGCTATGACTGGAAGGCCGCGCCCGGCAGTGAAGAGGCACGCCTGACAGAGTACTTCCTGCAGGACCGCGACTGGCTCGGCCAGTAA
- a CDS encoding NADPH:quinone reductase, producing the protein MAKRIQFSQHGGPEVLQFVEFEPTPPGPQQVRVRNHAIGLNFIDTYFRSGLYAPPSLPSGLGTEAAGVVEAVGEGVSRLKVGDRVAHAGGPLGAYSEVHTLPEANLVKLPDTISFEQAAAVMLKGLTVQYLLKQTYEVKAGDVILFHAAAGGVGSLACQWAKALGAKLIGTVSSAEKAERAKALGAWATIDYSREDVAKRVLELTDGKKCPVVYDGVGADTWLTSLDCLRPRGLMVSFGNASGAVSGVNLGILAQKGSLYVTRPTLASYANNAENTQAMADDLFAMIASGKLVVDIQQRYPLSEAAKAQAELSARRTVGSTVLIP; encoded by the coding sequence ATGGCCAAGCGTATCCAGTTCAGCCAGCATGGTGGCCCGGAAGTGCTGCAGTTTGTGGAATTCGAACCCACCCCGCCCGGGCCACAGCAGGTGCGTGTGCGTAACCATGCGATCGGCCTGAACTTCATCGATACCTACTTCCGAAGCGGGCTGTATGCGCCGCCGTCCCTACCTTCTGGCCTGGGTACCGAAGCGGCAGGTGTGGTAGAGGCCGTGGGCGAAGGCGTGTCCCGATTGAAGGTAGGAGACCGTGTCGCACATGCCGGCGGCCCACTGGGCGCCTACAGCGAGGTGCATACGCTACCGGAAGCCAACCTGGTCAAGCTGCCGGACACCATCAGCTTCGAGCAGGCGGCAGCGGTGATGCTCAAGGGTTTGACCGTACAGTACCTGCTGAAGCAGACCTATGAGGTGAAGGCGGGTGATGTGATCCTGTTCCATGCCGCAGCCGGTGGTGTAGGGTCGCTGGCTTGCCAATGGGCCAAGGCCCTGGGCGCCAAGCTGATCGGCACCGTGAGCTCTGCCGAGAAGGCCGAGCGGGCCAAGGCGCTGGGGGCTTGGGCGACCATCGACTACAGCCGTGAAGATGTGGCCAAGCGCGTACTGGAGCTGACCGACGGCAAGAAATGCCCGGTGGTGTATGACGGCGTGGGTGCCGACACCTGGCTGACCTCGCTGGACTGCCTGCGCCCGCGTGGGTTGATGGTGAGCTTTGGCAACGCTTCCGGTGCGGTGAGCGGGGTGAACCTGGGGATTCTGGCGCAGAAGGGCTCGCTGTATGTCACCCGGCCGACCTTGGCGAGCTATGCCAACAATGCCGAGAACACCCAGGCCATGGCCGATGACCTGTTTGCGATGATTGCGAGCGGGAAGCTGGTTGTGGATATCCAGCAGCGGTATCCACTGAGCGAGGCGGCCAAGGCGCAGGCAGAGCTGTCGGCGCGGCGGACTGTAGGATCGACTGTACTAATCCCCTGA
- a CDS encoding STAS domain-containing protein: MHRLSLLLPFLTWLPRQSGRSLRQDLLVGLSGAILALPQSIAYALIAGLPAEYGLYAAIVPVLIACLWGSSWYLICGPTAAISIVLYASISPLAVAGSADYITLVLLLTFLGGIFQLLLGLLRFGALVNFVSHSVVLGFTLGAAIVIALGQLPNLLGMALPSQSTALKTVQDLASHAGEVDVPSLLLGLATIVIGVAFKLWRPRWPSLLISLILVSLLAWLMPGFFGHVPRVAAFTGQLPPFSPLPLLDVELMLRLLPSAVAVGMLGLVTSLSIARSLSARSEQLIDPDQEIRAQGLSNIAGAFFSGYLSAGSFTRSGLSYEAGARSPMAGVFSALWVALFAVTGAGLIAHLPIPAMAGCILLICWGLVDHRGIRALFRVSRSEFLVMALTAAATLLLELQTAIYAGVLASLFFYLKRTSRPRIQQSREGDADVLRVGGSIFFGAAHYLQVRLQRCQGPHVVIDARQVNFIDYSGVDMLHREARRLRRLGGSLTLHRARPQVIEELQKLEGVELCPIRFED; encoded by the coding sequence ATGCATCGCCTCTCTTTACTGCTGCCCTTCCTCACCTGGCTTCCCCGCCAATCGGGCCGCAGCCTGCGCCAGGACCTGCTGGTAGGCCTGAGCGGCGCCATCCTCGCCCTGCCGCAATCCATCGCCTACGCCCTGATCGCCGGCCTGCCCGCCGAATATGGGCTTTACGCTGCCATCGTGCCGGTACTGATCGCCTGCCTGTGGGGCTCTTCCTGGTACCTGATCTGCGGCCCGACCGCCGCCATTTCCATCGTGCTCTACGCCAGCATCAGCCCGCTGGCCGTGGCCGGTAGCGCTGACTACATCACGCTGGTGTTGCTGCTGACCTTTCTTGGCGGCATTTTCCAGCTGCTGCTCGGGCTGTTGCGCTTCGGCGCGCTGGTCAATTTCGTCTCCCATTCCGTGGTGCTCGGTTTCACGCTGGGTGCCGCCATCGTCATTGCCTTGGGCCAACTGCCCAACCTGCTGGGCATGGCCCTGCCCAGCCAGTCCACCGCGCTGAAGACCGTGCAAGACCTGGCCAGCCACGCAGGCGAGGTCGACGTGCCTTCCTTGCTGCTGGGCCTGGCCACCATAGTGATCGGTGTGGCCTTCAAACTCTGGCGCCCACGCTGGCCGAGCCTGTTGATAAGCCTGATCCTGGTCAGCTTGCTGGCCTGGCTGATGCCAGGCTTCTTTGGCCATGTGCCGCGGGTGGCAGCGTTCACCGGGCAACTCCCGCCTTTCAGCCCGCTGCCTTTGCTGGACGTGGAGCTCATGTTGCGTCTGCTGCCCAGCGCCGTGGCGGTAGGCATGCTGGGGTTGGTCACCAGCCTGTCGATTGCCCGTTCGTTGTCGGCACGTTCAGAACAACTGATCGACCCGGACCAGGAAATACGCGCACAGGGCCTGTCGAACATTGCCGGTGCATTTTTCTCTGGTTACCTGTCTGCCGGCTCCTTCACCCGCTCGGGCCTGAGCTACGAGGCGGGCGCCCGCTCGCCCATGGCCGGGGTGTTTTCGGCGCTGTGGGTGGCGTTATTCGCCGTGACCGGCGCCGGCCTGATCGCGCACCTGCCGATACCAGCCATGGCCGGCTGCATTTTGCTGATCTGCTGGGGGTTGGTGGACCACCGAGGGATCCGTGCATTGTTCCGGGTCAGCCGCTCGGAGTTTCTGGTGATGGCGCTGACGGCGGCAGCGACATTGCTGCTGGAGCTGCAGACAGCCATCTATGCCGGGGTGCTGGCTTCGCTGTTCTTCTATTTGAAGCGCACCTCACGACCACGGATCCAACAAAGCCGTGAAGGGGATGCGGATGTACTGCGGGTAGGTGGGTCGATTTTCTTTGGTGCTGCGCACTACCTGCAGGTGCGCTTGCAGCGCTGCCAAGGGCCGCATGTAGTAATCGATGCCCGGCAGGTGAATTTCATCGATTACTCGGGTGTGGACATGTTGCACCGCGAGGCGCGGCGGTTGCGCCGATTGGGGGGGAGTTTGACCTTGCACCGGGCCAGGCCGCAGGTGATAGAGGAATTGCAGAAGCTGGAAGGGGTGGAGTTGTGCCCGATCCGGTTTGAGGATTGA
- a CDS encoding tRNA threonylcarbamoyladenosine biosynthesis protein RimN, protein MVSSFRVQQAAREIRAGAVIAYPTEAVWGLGCDPWNEDAVYRLLALKSRPVDKGLILIADNIRQFDFLFEDFPEDWIDRMSSTWPGPNTWLVPHQDLLPEWVTGQHDTVALRVSDHPVVRELCALVGPLISTSCNPGGRPAAKTRLRVEQYFHGQLDLVLGGALGGRKNPSVIRNLATGEVVRPG, encoded by the coding sequence ATGGTGAGCAGTTTTCGTGTGCAACAAGCCGCACGTGAGATCCGGGCGGGCGCGGTGATCGCCTACCCGACGGAAGCGGTCTGGGGCCTGGGCTGCGACCCATGGAACGAGGATGCGGTGTATCGCCTGCTGGCGCTGAAGTCGCGTCCTGTGGATAAAGGGCTGATTCTGATCGCTGACAATATCCGTCAGTTCGACTTCCTGTTCGAGGACTTCCCCGAAGACTGGATCGACCGCATGAGCAGCACCTGGCCGGGGCCGAACACCTGGCTGGTGCCGCACCAGGACCTGTTGCCCGAATGGGTGACCGGGCAGCATGACACGGTGGCGCTGCGGGTCAGTGATCACCCGGTGGTGCGTGAGCTGTGCGCGCTGGTGGGGCCGTTGATTTCCACCTCGTGCAACCCTGGCGGGCGCCCGGCGGCGAAGACCCGGTTGCGGGTTGAGCAGTACTTCCATGGCCAGTTGGACCTGGTGCTGGGTGGCGCTCTGGGCGGGCGGAAGAACCCGAGTGTGATTCGCAACCTGGCAACCGGCGAAGTTGTTCGGCCGGGCTGA
- the aroE gene encoding shikimate dehydrogenase, which yields MDQYVVFGNPIGHSKSPLIHRLFAEQTGQDLEYATLLAPLDEFSDCARGFFKQGSGGNVTVPFKEEAYRLCDSLTPRARRAGAVNTLSKLADGTLQGDNTDGAGLVRDLTVNAGVELAGKRILILGAGGAVRGVLEPILAHKPQSLVIANRTVEKAEQLAREFDELGPVVASGFAWLQEPVDVIINATSASLAGEMPPIADSLVEAGRTVCYDMMYGKEPTPFCQWATKLGAAKVLDGLGMLAEQAAEAFFIWRGVRPDTAPVLAELRRQLARG from the coding sequence ATGGACCAGTACGTCGTTTTTGGTAACCCCATCGGCCACAGCAAGTCGCCGCTGATCCACCGCCTGTTCGCCGAGCAGACCGGTCAGGACCTGGAATATGCCACTCTGCTGGCGCCGCTGGACGAGTTCAGCGACTGCGCGCGCGGCTTCTTCAAGCAAGGCAGTGGCGGCAACGTCACCGTGCCGTTCAAGGAAGAGGCTTACCGCCTGTGCGACAGCCTGACCCCGCGTGCCCGGCGCGCTGGCGCAGTGAACACGCTGAGCAAGCTGGCTGATGGCACCCTGCAGGGCGACAACACCGATGGCGCTGGCCTGGTGCGCGACCTGACGGTGAATGCCGGGGTCGAGCTGGCGGGCAAGCGCATTCTCATCCTCGGTGCCGGTGGCGCCGTGCGCGGCGTGCTGGAGCCTATTCTGGCGCACAAGCCGCAGTCGCTGGTGATTGCCAACCGTACCGTTGAAAAGGCCGAGCAGCTGGCGCGTGAGTTCGATGAATTGGGGCCGGTGGTGGCCAGCGGGTTTGCCTGGTTACAGGAACCTGTGGATGTGATCATCAATGCCACCTCGGCGAGCCTGGCCGGGGAAATGCCGCCGATTGCCGACAGCCTGGTCGAGGCGGGTCGTACGGTTTGCTACGACATGATGTATGGCAAAGAGCCGACGCCGTTTTGCCAGTGGGCTACCAAGCTGGGGGCTGCCAAGGTACTGGATGGGTTGGGGATGCTGGCTGAACAGGCGGCTGAAGCCTTCTTTATCTGGCGTGGCGTGAGGCCCGATACGGCGCCGGTATTGGCCGAACTGCGTCGGCAACTTGCCAGGGGCTGA